The Pyramidobacter porci genome includes a region encoding these proteins:
- a CDS encoding YbaK/EbsC family protein, whose product MNDPIEKVQKALDELHYDGQIIHSDATIFTVDDASKAIGVTPGEILKSLIFMVDGQPWLVLMSGPNKVHSGKIKRLSQGHRVTMASPDYVFENFGFKIGGVPPVGYPQALPALLDEDLWKFPIVWAAAGTDHAFFPVAPETLREYTQGQKAAVKKEPSPQA is encoded by the coding sequence ATGAACGATCCCATTGAAAAAGTGCAAAAGGCCCTCGACGAACTTCACTACGACGGCCAGATTATTCACAGCGACGCTACCATCTTCACCGTCGACGACGCCTCGAAAGCGATCGGCGTGACGCCGGGCGAAATCCTCAAGAGCCTGATCTTCATGGTCGACGGACAGCCGTGGCTCGTGCTCATGTCCGGCCCGAACAAAGTCCATTCGGGCAAAATCAAGCGACTCAGCCAGGGGCATCGCGTCACCATGGCTTCGCCCGACTACGTTTTCGAAAATTTCGGTTTCAAAATCGGCGGCGTGCCGCCTGTCGGTTATCCGCAGGCGCTGCCCGCCCTGCTGGACGAGGATTTGTGGAAATTTCCCATCGTCTGGGCCGCGGCCGGCACCGACCACGCCTTCTTCCCCGTCGCCCCGGAAACGCTGCGAGAATACACTCAAGGGCAGAAAGCGGCCGTCAAGAAAGAGCCGTCCCCTCAGGCATGA
- a CDS encoding phosphomannomutase/phosphoglucomutase, with protein sequence MTPVPSRIFREYDIRGEAESELTDENVLAIARAYGTYLRRAGILKAAVGGDVRLSTERIRAAAVEGLRSCGVDVVDLGTVTTPMLYWSFFRFNADGGVMITGSHNPKNMNGLKLGFKKATLYGEEIQKIRRMAQTGDFDFAAAHGTLEKADIADEYVAMLASKVRLPRPMKIVIDPANGTAALFAGKFFKALGCDVTALYDTPDGTFPNHHPDPQKKENMRDLARKVVEVGAEAGFGFDGDADRIGVVDNEGEIIGGDILMALFWREILPKHPGATAIIEVKCSKALEEEVRRLGGRPYYYKAGHSLIKAEMKRVGAPFAGEYSGHMFFADEYYGYDDSFYAAARLLRLVAAGNETLAQMRASIPAYYHTEEMRIDCPDERKFDVMKQITAQALKDHDAVTVDGVRILYDGGWGLIRASNTQPVLAVRCEGTTPEKRDAIAADIRARILRAGLPDFQWKM encoded by the coding sequence ATGACCCCGGTTCCTTCCCGCATTTTTCGCGAGTACGACATCCGCGGCGAAGCCGAGAGCGAACTGACCGACGAGAACGTGCTGGCGATCGCGCGCGCCTACGGCACGTATCTGAGACGCGCCGGTATCCTTAAAGCCGCCGTAGGCGGTGACGTGCGCCTGTCCACCGAGAGGATCCGCGCCGCGGCCGTCGAAGGCCTGCGCTCCTGCGGCGTCGACGTCGTAGACCTCGGCACGGTCACGACCCCCATGCTCTACTGGAGCTTTTTCCGCTTCAACGCCGACGGCGGTGTCATGATCACCGGCAGCCACAATCCGAAGAACATGAACGGCCTCAAGCTGGGGTTCAAAAAAGCCACGCTGTACGGCGAAGAGATACAGAAGATACGCCGCATGGCGCAGACGGGCGATTTCGACTTCGCCGCCGCGCACGGCACACTGGAAAAAGCCGATATCGCCGACGAGTACGTCGCCATGCTCGCGTCGAAGGTGCGCCTGCCACGGCCGATGAAGATCGTCATCGACCCCGCCAACGGCACGGCGGCGCTTTTCGCGGGCAAATTCTTCAAAGCCCTCGGCTGCGACGTCACCGCCCTGTACGACACGCCCGACGGCACGTTTCCCAACCACCATCCCGACCCTCAGAAGAAAGAAAACATGCGGGACCTGGCGCGCAAAGTCGTGGAGGTCGGCGCCGAGGCCGGCTTCGGTTTCGACGGCGACGCCGACCGCATCGGCGTCGTCGACAACGAGGGCGAGATCATCGGCGGCGACATTCTCATGGCCCTGTTCTGGCGCGAAATTCTGCCCAAGCACCCCGGCGCCACGGCCATCATCGAAGTGAAGTGTTCCAAAGCGCTCGAAGAGGAAGTGCGCCGCCTCGGCGGCCGCCCGTATTATTACAAAGCCGGCCATTCGCTGATCAAGGCCGAGATGAAGCGCGTCGGCGCGCCCTTCGCCGGCGAATACTCGGGACACATGTTCTTCGCCGACGAGTACTACGGCTACGACGATTCCTTCTACGCCGCCGCCCGGCTGCTGCGCCTCGTCGCCGCCGGAAACGAGACATTGGCGCAGATGCGCGCCTCGATTCCCGCGTATTATCACACCGAAGAGATGCGCATCGACTGTCCCGACGAACGCAAGTTCGACGTGATGAAACAGATCACCGCGCAGGCGCTCAAGGACCACGACGCCGTCACCGTCGACGGCGTGCGCATTCTCTACGACGGCGGCTGGGGACTGATCCGCGCCTCCAACACCCAGCCCGTGCTGGCCGTCAGATGCGAAGGCACGACACCGGAAAAGCGCGACGCTATCGCCGCCGATATCCGCGCCCGCATCCTTCGCGCCGGACTGCCCGACTTCCAGTGGAAAATGTAA